From the genome of Papaver somniferum cultivar HN1 chromosome 2, ASM357369v1, whole genome shotgun sequence, one region includes:
- the LOC113350353 gene encoding protein trichome birefringence-like 2 — translation MKKLVGWHPKRLRSPILSGFVSVLGASILIFTVIIFISPSSIPMLQNNLSRFYNKFTFSHSPINVNSSTSITALTSASDSSFPNSTQTNGTKSLTYTNYSSIIVPIGTEVRGSVIGINDVSNSSVFPTNSSGSNDRKKQENGDDCNIFDGEWVWDDDRVPHYPPGSCPYVVEGSNFDCGKNGRTDHQFLKWRWQWLSAGCDSNIPRILNATDFLEKLRGKKVAFAGDSLNRNMFSSLACIFWNAVADKSKVYWLQGGALSVRFEDYNFTVGFVPSPFLVYKTTPQNRELVRMRLDLIDPRASLFYRDADIVVFNSWHWWAKNKVHNGTNYFQEGGYLHSKLEINKAFKKALSTWSKWIDNNIDPNKTQVVFRGHSISHFMGGPWNKGGRCDGVTEPLMSNKTFREKNLSGVKSIEDTLRQMKTPVIYLNITKQTYYRTDGHPSIYTRSYKNKMKQDCAHWCLPGVPDTWNELLYISLLRAGKGSFAR, via the exons ATGAAAAAGCTTGTAGGATGGCATCCAAAGAGACTAAGGTCACCAATCCTTTCTGGGTTTGTTTCTGTCTTAGGGGCTTCAATCCTCATTTTCACAGTTATTATTTTTATCTCGCCATCATCGATTCCAATGCTTCAGAATAATCTTAGCAGATTTTATAACAAGTTTACTTTCTCACATTCGCCAATCAATGTTAACTCTAGTACTAGTATTACTGCTCTTACTTCTGCTTCAGACTCGTCATTTCCGAACTCAACTCAAACGAATGGAACAAAAAGCTTAACATATACAAACTACTCTAGTATTATTGTTCCAATTGGTACTGAAGTCAGAGGATCGGTGATTGGAATAAATGATGTTTCCAATTCTAGTGTTTTCCCTACTAATAGTAGTGGATCAAATGATAGAAAGAAACAAGAAAATGGCGATGATTGTAATATTTTTGATGGTGAATGGGTATGGGATGACGACAGAGTACCACATTATCCTCCCGGTTCATGTCCTTATGTCGTGGAAGGAAGTAATTTTGATTGTGGCAAAAATGGGAGAACTGACCATCAGTTTTTAAAATGGCGATGGCAGTGGTTATCTGCAGGCTGCGATAGCAATATCCCAAG GATTCTTAATGCAACCGATTTCTTAGAGAAATTGAGAGGGAAAAAGGTAGCATTTGCTGGGGATTCTCTGAACCGGAATATGTTTTCATCATTAGCATGTATTTTTTGGAATGCGGTTGCGGATAAGAGTAAAGTTTATTGGCTCCAGGGAGGAGCTTTGTCTGTGAGATTTGAG GACTACAATTTTACGGTTGGATTTGTGCCATCTCCTTTTCTGGTTTACAAAACAACACCCCAGAATCGAGAGCTGGTGAGGATGAGGTTGGATTTGATTGATCCGCGCGCATCATTATTCTATCGCGATGCTGATATTGTAGTGTTTAATTCATGGCACTGGTGGGCTAAAAATAAAGTTCACAACGG AACTAACTATTTTCAAGAAGGAGGTTACTTACACTCGAAACTGGAgataaataaagcattcaagaaaGCTCTTAGTACCTGGAGCAAATGGATCGACAACAACATCGATCCGAACAAGACCCAAGTTGTTTTTAGAGGACATTCAATCAGCCATTTCAT GGGAGGTCCATGGAACAAAGGTGGAAGATGTGACGGAGTGACGGAACCCCTCATGAGTAATAAAACATTTAGAGAAAAGAATCTTTCAGGAGTAAAATCAATAGAAGACACGCTACGTCAGATGAAGACTCCTGTAATATATCTAAACATCACTAAACAAACTTACTACCGAACAGATGGACATCCTTCAATTTACACGAGATCTTacaaaaataagatgaaacaggattGCGCTCATTGGTGTTTACCTGGTGTACCAGATACATGGAATGAATTATTGTACATTTCTCTCTTGAGAGCTGGTAAAGGATCTTTTGCACGGTGA